Genomic window (Candidatus Vicinibacter proximus):
AATCGTTGCTCATATACAAGGAAGGAATGGATCTCTGACAAAGTAAATATTCGATAAAGAAACGACTTAGCTGTTGATTTTCAGTTCCAGGCATTGCCAGGATGAACTTATTTTCATTGAGTTTTGGTTTATCTTCAAATAAGATAATTTGTTGAATAATTTTTCGCTTAATTAATTGCATGGCAAATTCTTCATGAGCTTTCCGAATGGAACCTCCCAGCCACATGTCATGAAGTTTGTCTAATAGAGGCATCAACAATTCTTCAAAGGTCTGATCAAATCCATGTTGCTTTATATGCCTATCAATAATGTGAATAAATTTTGTTTGGTCAAGATGAATAATACTAAGCGTTAATGCATCAATAGAATCCACATTAAAGGAAGCGACATCACTTAAGTGTGCTACTATATCTTCAATTTCATTATCAGGCATCATGCTGATAGAAGAAATTTTGTACCCTTTATGATTCAATAATGCAATACTGGTAACCTTTTTAAGGTCATTATCGTCATAATATCGAATATTTGTAGTAGTTCTTTTAGGATGAATAATGTTAAATCGCTTTTCCCAAATACGAATGGTGTGGGCCTTTATGCCGGTTAATTTTTCTAAATCCGTAATTGAATATATGGCCAACTTTATCCCTGATTTGTTGCAAAGAGGATAACATTTAATCTATTTTTTTGTTTAACTGAATGTATGAGGAAGGAGTTTATCAATATAGGAATAGTGTGTTACCCAACCTATGGTGGAAGTGGTGTTGTTGCTACAGAGCTGGGTAAAGCTTTGGCCGCAAAAGGACATCAGGTACATTTTATTTCTTATAAAAGACCAGCCCGACTTGGCTCTTTTCAGTCGAATGTCTATTATCATGAGGTTTCAACCAGTGAATATCCTTTGTTTGATTTTAAGCCATATGATACTGCATTAACAAGTAAGATAGTTGATGTTTCTATTCACCATAATCTCGATATACTACATGTTCATTATGCAATACCTCATGCTATAATTGGATTTGTAGCCAGAGAAATTCTTGCAAAAAAGGGTAGAAGGGTACCGTTAGTTACAACGCTACATGGTACTGATATAACCTTGGTTGGTGTTGATGGGTCCTTTTATCCAGTTGTTGAGTTTAGTATAAATGAGTCAGATTGTGTTACTGCAGTTTCTGCATCTCTTAAAGACGATTCAATAAGAGCATTTAATTTGACGAGAGAGATTGAAGTTATTCCCAATTTTGTTGATTCAACAAGATTTAAACCAATTGATAATCAATATCTTAGATGTCGTTTTGTAAGAGAGAGTGAAAAAATTATCAGTCATATTTCAAATTTTAGAAAGGTTAAAAGAATAGAAGATATCGTCAAGTCATTTTTTGAAATTGACAAAACAATACCCTCAAAACTATTACTCATTGGGGATGGGCCTGAGCGTTCTGGTTTGGAGGATTTAGTGAGGGAATTAGGTATTGAAGAGAAAGTATACTTTTTGGGTAAACAAGATGCTGTGGAAGATCTTCTGGCAATAACCGATCTTTTTATGTTGACCTCAGAACACGAGAGTTTTGGTCTTTCAGCCCTGGAGGCAATGGCATGTGCTGTTCCGGTTGTTTCATCTAATGCTGGGGGATTACCAGAGGTGAATGTTGAAGGATATTCAGGGTTTAATTGTCCTGTGGGCAATGTTCCCGCTTTCATTGATGCGAGTCTAAAGATTTTAGGTACCAAGAAGAAACATGAACAGTTTAAATCCAATGCTTTACAGCAATCCATGAAATTTGAATTAAGCAAGATTTTACCGATGTACGAAAAAGCATATTGGAAAACCTTGGATAGAATTTAAGATTGATTTGGAATCTTTGCTGTCCTTTAGAGTTTATGAAGTTCAGCATTTACCTTTGCAGAAAATTAAAGATATGGCCAATCGAAAGGATTTGTATGATGGACATGATTATTACAATCTTGATGAATTTCTTTCTGAGGAGCATTTGCTTGCCAGAGAATCTGTAAGAGAATGGGTAAAACAGGAGGTCACACCATATATTGAGCAGTATGCTGAAAAAGCAGAGTGCCCAACTCATTTATTTAAAGGCCTTGCAGAAATAGGAGCATTTGGACCAAGTCTTCCGGTGGAATATGGTGGAGGAGGGATGGATGAAATCGCATATGGAATTATTATGCAGGAATTGGAGAGGGGTGACTCTGGTTTGCGTTCCATGGCATCAGTCCAAGGTTCTCTGGTGATGTATCCCATTTTTAGATTTGCTTCGGAAGAGCAGAAAATGAAATACCTGCCAAAGTTAGGTGCAGGAGAACTAATAGGATGTTTTGGGCTTACAGAACCCGACTTTGGTTCTAATCCTGCCGGTATGGTCACAAATGTTAAGGATGATGGAGACTGTTTTATTTTAAATGGGGCTAAAATGTGGATAACCAATTCCCCCGTGGCAGATCTTGCAGTAGTTTGGGCAAAGAACGAAGAAGGAGATATTTTAGGAATGGTGGTTGATAGTGATTCAAAAGGTTTTTCTGCACCTGAGATGCATGGAAAATGGTCATTAAGGGCCTCTATTACAGGTGAATTAGTTTTTGAAGATGTTAAGGTCCCCAAAAATCAAGTTTTTCCATTGGTCAAAGGGTTGAAAGGACCCTTATCTTGTTTGTCAAAAGCCAGGTATGGAATTGCCTGGGGAGCCATTGGGGCAGGCTTGGATTGTTATGATACCGCTCTTAGATATTCAAAAGAGAGAATTCAATTTGGAAAACCATTGGCCTCATTTCAGTTGACCCAAAAAAAATTAGCTGAGATGATAACAGAACTTACTAAGGCTCAGCTTATGGTTTGGAGGTTGGGAAAACTTGCAAATGATGGGAAAGCTACTCCTGCACAAATTTCAATGGCCAAGAGGAACAGCGTTATTACAGCACTAAATGTAGCAAGAGAATCCAGACAAATTTTAGGAGGAATGGGCATTACCAACGAATATCCAATCATGCGACATATGATGAATCTTGAAACCGTCCTTACTTATGAAGGGACTCATGATATCCATTTACTTATAACAGGCATGGATATAACAGGCATTAACGCATTTAATTAATTGGAATTAGATAAGCTCGCTTTAATCCAAAAAAAAAGGTTTATCTTAAGTAATCATTTACTAGAAGAAACGGCTTTTGATTTTTTTATAATGGGATCGATAAAAAGACTCCCCATAATGATCATAACACCCACATAAAAGAGTCCGTTTAATTGCTTATGCTCCTGAAGAAAAACAATTGATAGTATAATTCCATATACCGTCTCCATGTTGAATGCGAGCATAACTGAAAATGCGGACAAGAATTTCATTGCTTTCAACGCCAACACGTAAGCAAAAACGGTACAAAATAAAGACAATATGAATAAATAAAACCAGTCACTGGAGGAAGGTAAAAATGTATTTTCCGGTTTAAACCAATAAAATCCAGGTAGAATAAAGCTAATAAATAACCAAACTGACAATAACTCTATCCAAGTTATGAGAATTGGATCCGCTTTGGTAATGTGCTTCTTATTATAGCTAGCAAAAAGAGCTGACAAAGCAGCTGCTAGT
Coding sequences:
- a CDS encoding MerR family transcriptional regulator, producing MAIYSITDLEKLTGIKAHTIRIWEKRFNIIHPKRTTTNIRYYDDNDLKKVTSIALLNHKGYKISSISMMPDNEIEDIVAHLSDVASFNVDSIDALTLSIIHLDQTKFIHIIDRHIKQHGFDQTFEELLMPLLDKLHDMWLGGSIRKAHEEFAMQLIKRKIIQQIILFEDKPKLNENKFILAMPGTENQQLSRFFIEYLLCQRSIPSLYMSNDSDVKDIVEAAQTYKAKFILCFVNEEPTLNYAKDLLHCIQKVPENITPVFVGFLAPEISRCNAQIRAIYNFEDLKNFLNFLSGSNG
- the bshA gene encoding N-acetyl-alpha-D-glucosaminyl L-malate synthase BshA, giving the protein MNIGIVCYPTYGGSGVVATELGKALAAKGHQVHFISYKRPARLGSFQSNVYYHEVSTSEYPLFDFKPYDTALTSKIVDVSIHHNLDILHVHYAIPHAIIGFVAREILAKKGRRVPLVTTLHGTDITLVGVDGSFYPVVEFSINESDCVTAVSASLKDDSIRAFNLTREIEVIPNFVDSTRFKPIDNQYLRCRFVRESEKIISHISNFRKVKRIEDIVKSFFEIDKTIPSKLLLIGDGPERSGLEDLVRELGIEEKVYFLGKQDAVEDLLAITDLFMLTSEHESFGLSALEAMACAVPVVSSNAGGLPEVNVEGYSGFNCPVGNVPAFIDASLKILGTKKKHEQFKSNALQQSMKFELSKILPMYEKAYWKTLDRI
- a CDS encoding acyl-CoA dehydrogenase family protein; translated protein: MANRKDLYDGHDYYNLDEFLSEEHLLARESVREWVKQEVTPYIEQYAEKAECPTHLFKGLAEIGAFGPSLPVEYGGGGMDEIAYGIIMQELERGDSGLRSMASVQGSLVMYPIFRFASEEQKMKYLPKLGAGELIGCFGLTEPDFGSNPAGMVTNVKDDGDCFILNGAKMWITNSPVADLAVVWAKNEEGDILGMVVDSDSKGFSAPEMHGKWSLRASITGELVFEDVKVPKNQVFPLVKGLKGPLSCLSKARYGIAWGAIGAGLDCYDTALRYSKERIQFGKPLASFQLTQKKLAEMITELTKAQLMVWRLGKLANDGKATPAQISMAKRNSVITALNVARESRQILGGMGITNEYPIMRHMMNLETVLTYEGTHDIHLLITGMDITGINAFN